One window of the Hoplias malabaricus isolate fHopMal1 chromosome Y, fHopMal1.hap1, whole genome shotgun sequence genome contains the following:
- the LOC136677756 gene encoding coronin-2B isoform X1: protein MTVTKMSWRPTYRSSKFRNVYGKVANREHCFEGIPITKNVHDNHFCAVNSKFLAIVTESAGGGSFIVIPVSQAGRIDPHHPKVCGHQGNVLDIKWNPFHENIIASCSEDSSVRIWEIPDGGLRRNMTEAILELYGHSRRVGLIEWHPTTSGILFSAGYDYKILIWNLEIGEPVKMIDCHTDVILCMSFNTDGSLLATSCKDKKLRVIEPRSGQVLQEANCKNHKVNRVVFLGNMKRLLTTGVSRWNTRQIALWDQEDLSMPIIEEEIDGLSGLLFPFYDADTHMLYLAGKGDGNIRYYEVTTEKPYLQYLMEFRSPAPQKGLGVMPKHGLDVGTCEVFRFYKLVTLKGLIEPISMIVPRRSETYQEDIYPMTPGTEPALSADEWLSGTNRGPVLMSLKEGYSRPSKLVFKAPVKEKKSVVVNGIDLLENVPPRTENELLRMFFRQQDELRRLKDELSQKDIKIRQLELELNNLRNSPNINNRNNNNDNSM from the exons atGTCATGGCGCCCGACATACCGAAGCTCCAAGTTTCGAAACGTTTATGGCAAAGTGGCCAACCGAGAGCACTGCTTCGAAGGTATCCCCATCACAAAGAACGTCCATGACAACCACTTCTGCGCTGTCAACAGCAAGTTCCTTGCCATAGTAACAGAGAGCGCCGGAGGAGGGTCCTTTATCGTGATCCCAGTCTCTCAG GCCGGCCGCATCGACCCACACCACCCAAAGGTCTGCGGTCACCAAGGCAACGTTCTGGACATCAAGTGGAACCCTTTCCATGAAAACATAATTGCTTCCTGTTCTGAAGACTCTTCT GTGCGGATATGGGAGATTCCAGACGGTGGTTTGAGGAGGAATATGACTGAAGCCATATTAGAGTTGTACGGTCACAGTAGGAGAGTGGGGCTAATAGAATGGCATCCCACCACCAGTGGTATCCTCTTTAGTGCTGGATACGACTACAAG ATTTTGATATGGAACCTGGAGATTGGAGAGCCAGTGAAGATGATTGACTGCCATACAGATGTTATCCTCTGCATGTCCTTCAACACTGATGGAAGCCTGTTGGCCACCAGCTGCAAGGACAAGAAGCTGCGAGTCATTGAGCCTCGCTCTGGACAAGTGTTACAA GAGGCAAACTGTAAGAACCATAAGGTGAACCGTGTGGTATTCCTGGGCAACATGAAGCGCCTCCTGACAACTGGAGTGTCCCGCTGGAACACAAGACAGATTGCACTGTGGGATCAG GAAGATCTGTCCATGCCAATAATAGAGGAGGAGATAGATGGTCTGTCAGGACTACTGTTCCCTTTCTATGATGCAGATACACATATGCTGTACCTGGCAGGCAAG GGAGATGGAAACATCCGCTACTATGAGGTCACTACAGAGAAGCCCTATCTGCAGTATCTGATGGAGTTTAGGTCTCCTGCCCCTCAGAAAGGACTTG gtGTCATGCCCAAACATGGGTTAGATGTTGGAACTTGTGAAGTTTTTAGGTTCTATAAGCTGGTGACACTGAAAGGACTGATAGAGCCCATCTCTATGATTGTGCCAAGGAGG TCTGAGACGTATCAGGAGGACATCTACCCCATGACTCCAGGAACAGAACCTGCTCTCTCTGCAGATGAGTGGCTCAGTGGCACTAATCGAG GACCAGTACTAATGTCTTTGAAGGAGGGCTACAGTAGGCCCAGTAAGCTGGTGTTCAAGGCCCCAGTAAAGGAGAAGAAGAGTGTGGTGGTGAATGGGATTGACCTGCTGGAAAATGTGCCTCCCCGCACGGAGAATGAG CTCTTGCGGATGTTCTTTAGGCAGCAGGATGAGCTACGGCGGCTGAAAGACGAGCTAAGTCAGAAGGACATTAAAATCCGgcagctggagctggagctcaATAACCTGAGAAACAGTCCAAACATCAATAACcgcaacaacaacaatgacaaCAGCATGTGA
- the LOC136677757 gene encoding acidic leucine-rich nuclear phosphoprotein 32 family member A isoform X1 has translation MDMKKRIHLELRNRTPSDVKELVLDNCRSNEGKIEGLTDEFEELEFLSTINVGLTSVANLPKLNKLKKLELSDNRISGGLEVLAEKCPNLTHLNLSGNKIKDLSTIEPLKKLESLKSLDLFNCEVTNLNDYRENVFKLLPQLTYLDGYDKEDKEAPDSDTEAYVEGLDDEDDDDDEVEEEEYDEDAAPGDEDEEGEDEDEEEGEEEEEDDVSGEEEEEEDVNDGEVDDEDDYEEERGQKRKRELDEEGEDEDDD, from the exons GTGAAAGAGCTTGTGCTTGACAACTGTCGGTCAAATGAAGGCAAAATTGAAGGCCTTACAGATGAGTTTGAGGAACTGGAATTTTTAAGCACAATCAATGTAGGCTTAACATCAGTTGCCAACTTACCGAAGCTCAACAAACTTAAAAAG CTGGAGCTCAGTGATAACAGAATCTCAGGAGGTTTGGAGGTCCTGGCAGAGAAATGTCCCAACCTTACCCATCTGAACCTCAGTGGCAACAAAATCAAAGACCTCAGCACGATTGAACCCCTG aaaaaattGGAAAGCCTCAAAAGTTTAGACTTATTCAACTGTGAGGTGACAAACCTGAATGACTACAGAGAAAATGTCTTTAAGCTGCTGCCTCAGTTGACATACCTTGACGGCTATGACAAAGAGGATAAAGAGGCACCTGACTCTGATACAGAGGCCTATGTTGAGGGActggatgatgaagatgatgacgaCGATG AAGTAGAAGAGGAAGAATATGATGAAGATGCTGCCCCtggagatgaagatgaagaaggtgaagatgaggatgaggaggaaggagaagaggaagaggaagatgatgTCAGTGGAGAG gaagaggaggaggaagatgtAAATGACGGAGAAGTTGATGATGAGGACGATTATG AAGAAGAGAGGGGTCAGAAGAGGAAAAGGGAGTTGGACGAAGAAGgagaggatgaggatgatgacTGA
- the LOC136677756 gene encoding coronin-2B isoform X2 encodes MSWRPTYRSSKFRNVYGKVANREHCFEGIPITKNVHDNHFCAVNSKFLAIVTESAGGGSFIVIPVSQAGRIDPHHPKVCGHQGNVLDIKWNPFHENIIASCSEDSSVRIWEIPDGGLRRNMTEAILELYGHSRRVGLIEWHPTTSGILFSAGYDYKILIWNLEIGEPVKMIDCHTDVILCMSFNTDGSLLATSCKDKKLRVIEPRSGQVLQEANCKNHKVNRVVFLGNMKRLLTTGVSRWNTRQIALWDQEDLSMPIIEEEIDGLSGLLFPFYDADTHMLYLAGKGDGNIRYYEVTTEKPYLQYLMEFRSPAPQKGLGVMPKHGLDVGTCEVFRFYKLVTLKGLIEPISMIVPRRSETYQEDIYPMTPGTEPALSADEWLSGTNRGPVLMSLKEGYSRPSKLVFKAPVKEKKSVVVNGIDLLENVPPRTENELLRMFFRQQDELRRLKDELSQKDIKIRQLELELNNLRNSPNINNRNNNNDNSM; translated from the exons atGTCATGGCGCCCGACATACCGAAGCTCCAAGTTTCGAAACGTTTATGGCAAAGTGGCCAACCGAGAGCACTGCTTCGAAGGTATCCCCATCACAAAGAACGTCCATGACAACCACTTCTGCGCTGTCAACAGCAAGTTCCTTGCCATAGTAACAGAGAGCGCCGGAGGAGGGTCCTTTATCGTGATCCCAGTCTCTCAG GCCGGCCGCATCGACCCACACCACCCAAAGGTCTGCGGTCACCAAGGCAACGTTCTGGACATCAAGTGGAACCCTTTCCATGAAAACATAATTGCTTCCTGTTCTGAAGACTCTTCT GTGCGGATATGGGAGATTCCAGACGGTGGTTTGAGGAGGAATATGACTGAAGCCATATTAGAGTTGTACGGTCACAGTAGGAGAGTGGGGCTAATAGAATGGCATCCCACCACCAGTGGTATCCTCTTTAGTGCTGGATACGACTACAAG ATTTTGATATGGAACCTGGAGATTGGAGAGCCAGTGAAGATGATTGACTGCCATACAGATGTTATCCTCTGCATGTCCTTCAACACTGATGGAAGCCTGTTGGCCACCAGCTGCAAGGACAAGAAGCTGCGAGTCATTGAGCCTCGCTCTGGACAAGTGTTACAA GAGGCAAACTGTAAGAACCATAAGGTGAACCGTGTGGTATTCCTGGGCAACATGAAGCGCCTCCTGACAACTGGAGTGTCCCGCTGGAACACAAGACAGATTGCACTGTGGGATCAG GAAGATCTGTCCATGCCAATAATAGAGGAGGAGATAGATGGTCTGTCAGGACTACTGTTCCCTTTCTATGATGCAGATACACATATGCTGTACCTGGCAGGCAAG GGAGATGGAAACATCCGCTACTATGAGGTCACTACAGAGAAGCCCTATCTGCAGTATCTGATGGAGTTTAGGTCTCCTGCCCCTCAGAAAGGACTTG gtGTCATGCCCAAACATGGGTTAGATGTTGGAACTTGTGAAGTTTTTAGGTTCTATAAGCTGGTGACACTGAAAGGACTGATAGAGCCCATCTCTATGATTGTGCCAAGGAGG TCTGAGACGTATCAGGAGGACATCTACCCCATGACTCCAGGAACAGAACCTGCTCTCTCTGCAGATGAGTGGCTCAGTGGCACTAATCGAG GACCAGTACTAATGTCTTTGAAGGAGGGCTACAGTAGGCCCAGTAAGCTGGTGTTCAAGGCCCCAGTAAAGGAGAAGAAGAGTGTGGTGGTGAATGGGATTGACCTGCTGGAAAATGTGCCTCCCCGCACGGAGAATGAG CTCTTGCGGATGTTCTTTAGGCAGCAGGATGAGCTACGGCGGCTGAAAGACGAGCTAAGTCAGAAGGACATTAAAATCCGgcagctggagctggagctcaATAACCTGAGAAACAGTCCAAACATCAATAACcgcaacaacaacaatgacaaCAGCATGTGA
- the LOC136677757 gene encoding acidic leucine-rich nuclear phosphoprotein 32 family member A isoform X2, which produces MDMKKRIHLELRNRTPSDVKELVLDNCRSNEGKIEGLTDEFEELEFLSTINVGLTSVANLPKLNKLKKLELSDNRISGGLEVLAEKCPNLTHLNLSGNKIKDLSTIEPLKKLESLKSLDLFNCEVTNLNDYRENVFKLLPQLTYLDGYDKEDKEAPDSDTEAYVEGLDDEDDDDDEVEEEEYDEDAAPGDEDEEGEDEDEEEGEEEEEDDVSGEEEEEEDVNDGEVDDEDDYEERGQKRKRELDEEGEDEDDD; this is translated from the exons GTGAAAGAGCTTGTGCTTGACAACTGTCGGTCAAATGAAGGCAAAATTGAAGGCCTTACAGATGAGTTTGAGGAACTGGAATTTTTAAGCACAATCAATGTAGGCTTAACATCAGTTGCCAACTTACCGAAGCTCAACAAACTTAAAAAG CTGGAGCTCAGTGATAACAGAATCTCAGGAGGTTTGGAGGTCCTGGCAGAGAAATGTCCCAACCTTACCCATCTGAACCTCAGTGGCAACAAAATCAAAGACCTCAGCACGATTGAACCCCTG aaaaaattGGAAAGCCTCAAAAGTTTAGACTTATTCAACTGTGAGGTGACAAACCTGAATGACTACAGAGAAAATGTCTTTAAGCTGCTGCCTCAGTTGACATACCTTGACGGCTATGACAAAGAGGATAAAGAGGCACCTGACTCTGATACAGAGGCCTATGTTGAGGGActggatgatgaagatgatgacgaCGATG AAGTAGAAGAGGAAGAATATGATGAAGATGCTGCCCCtggagatgaagatgaagaaggtgaagatgaggatgaggaggaaggagaagaggaagaggaagatgatgTCAGTGGAGAG gaagaggaggaggaagatgtAAATGACGGAGAAGTTGATGATGAGGACGATTATG AAGAGAGGGGTCAGAAGAGGAAAAGGGAGTTGGACGAAGAAGgagaggatgaggatgatgacTGA